Proteins from a genomic interval of Streptococcus oralis:
- a CDS encoding YihY/virulence factor BrkB family protein, which yields MKKWWKELMDRPLLKAFLHYYQASDSELTSVAVAYYWLISIFPLLMIIVNILPYFQIPVSNFLLTIKEFLPDTVYDVVAKIVREVLTQPSTGLLSFAVLSALWTFSKSMDFLQKAFNKAYGVTKSRGIISHQLMSLLVSLGLQILFALALFLSMFGRMLLNLFKTYWQSDSPLFSYLQDFTGPLVYALIFAILVMIYYFLPKVKTPRIRYVLPGSVFVLLTLIGLLNIFSVYFNNYVNHLVDVRFFSSIIVVVMMFWFILIAKILIIGAVINASVQSLKDPTFTIN from the coding sequence ATGAAAAAGTGGTGGAAAGAGCTGATGGATAGGCCCTTATTGAAAGCTTTTTTGCATTATTATCAAGCATCTGATAGCGAGTTGACCAGTGTTGCGGTTGCCTACTATTGGTTGATTTCAATCTTTCCTTTGCTAATGATAATAGTCAATATCTTGCCTTATTTTCAGATTCCGGTCTCAAATTTCTTACTGACGATCAAGGAATTCTTGCCTGATACGGTGTATGATGTGGTCGCCAAGATTGTCCGAGAAGTTCTGACTCAACCATCGACTGGTTTGCTGAGTTTTGCCGTTTTATCTGCACTCTGGACCTTTTCAAAATCAATGGATTTCCTCCAAAAAGCTTTTAACAAAGCCTATGGGGTGACCAAAAGTCGAGGGATTATCTCCCATCAGTTGATGAGTTTGCTTGTTAGCCTCGGCTTGCAGATTCTTTTTGCCCTAGCCTTGTTTTTGAGTATGTTTGGTCGTATGTTGCTCAACCTCTTCAAAACTTACTGGCAATCAGACAGCCCACTATTCTCTTACCTGCAAGATTTTACAGGCCCTCTAGTCTATGCTTTGATCTTTGCCATTCTGGTTATGATTTATTACTTCCTTCCAAAAGTAAAAACACCACGAATCCGCTATGTTTTACCAGGAAGTGTCTTTGTCTTGCTAACTCTTATCGGTTTATTGAATATCTTTTCTGTTTATTTTAATAACTATGTCAATCACCTAGTCGATGTCCGTTTTTTCAGTTCCATCATCGTGGTAGTCATGATGTTCTGGTTTATTCTTATTGCTAAGATTTTGATTATCGGAGCAGTTATCAATGCCAGTGTTCAGAGCTTGAAAGATCCAACCTTTACAATAAATTAA
- the queA gene encoding tRNA preQ1(34) S-adenosylmethionine ribosyltransferase-isomerase QueA has protein sequence MNTADFDFHLPEELIAQTPLEKRDASKLLIVNRETGEMQDKHFHSIIDMLEPGDALVMNDTRVLPARLYGQKEETGGHVELLLLKNTAGDEWEVLAKPAKRLKVGTRVKFGDGRLSAVVTEELTHGGRIVRFEYQGIFLEVLESLGEMPLPPYIHEKLDDRERYQTVYAKESGSAAAPTAGLHFTKELLAEIQAKGVHLVYLTLHVGLGTFRPVSVDNLDEHEMHSEFYQLSEEAAATLRSVKENGGRVIAVGTTSIRTLETIGSKFDGQIQADSGWTNIFIKPGYEWKVVDAFSTNFHLPKSTLVMLVSAFAGRDLVLDAYQHAIQERYRFFSFGDAMFIY, from the coding sequence ATGAATACAGCTGATTTTGATTTCCACTTGCCTGAGGAATTGATTGCCCAAACGCCCCTTGAAAAACGAGATGCCTCCAAACTCCTTATCGTTAATCGCGAGACGGGAGAAATGCAGGATAAACACTTCCACTCCATTATCGACATGCTGGAACCTGGTGATGCCCTTGTCATGAACGACACTCGCGTTCTCCCTGCCCGCCTCTATGGTCAAAAAGAGGAGACAGGAGGTCATGTGGAGCTTCTCCTGCTCAAAAATACTGCAGGTGATGAGTGGGAAGTTCTGGCTAAACCTGCCAAACGCCTCAAGGTTGGCACTCGTGTCAAGTTTGGCGATGGTCGCCTCAGCGCCGTCGTTACGGAAGAATTGACCCACGGGGGCCGTATTGTCCGCTTTGAATACCAAGGAATTTTCCTAGAAGTCTTGGAAAGTCTAGGTGAAATGCCACTACCACCCTACATCCATGAAAAACTGGATGACCGTGAACGTTATCAAACCGTCTACGCTAAGGAAAGTGGCTCTGCTGCAGCACCGACTGCTGGCCTCCACTTCACCAAAGAACTGCTAGCAGAAATCCAAGCCAAGGGTGTCCATTTGGTTTATTTGACTCTCCACGTTGGTTTAGGAACTTTTAGACCTGTTTCTGTGGACAATCTGGACGAACACGAAATGCACTCCGAATTCTACCAACTTTCTGAGGAAGCAGCAGCCACTCTTCGCTCTGTTAAGGAAAATGGTGGACGCGTCATCGCTGTCGGAACCACCTCTATCCGCACGTTAGAGACTATTGGTTCCAAGTTTGACGGGCAAATCCAGGCTGATTCTGGCTGGACCAATATCTTTATCAAACCTGGTTACGAATGGAAGGTTGTGGACGCCTTTTCAACCAACTTCCATCTTCCAAAATCAACTCTCGTCATGTTGGTTTCTGCCTTTGCAGGCCGTGACTTAGTCTTAGATGCATACCAGCACGCTATTCAAGAACGCTACCGTTTCTTCAGTTTCGGTGATGCCATGTTTATCTATTAA
- a CDS encoding glucosamine-6-phosphate deaminase codes for MKVIKVENQVEGGKVAFEILKEKLANGAQTLGLATGSSPLEFYKEIVESDLDFSNLTSVNLDEYVGLDGDNPQSYRHFMQEHLFNQKPFNESFLPRGIKDNAEAEVERYNQILADHPVDLQILGIGRNGHIGFNEPGTAFDSQTHLVDLDQSTIEANARFFDKIEDVPTQAISMGIKNILDAKSIILFAYGESKAEAIAGTVSGPVTENLPASSLQNHPDVTIIADAEALSLLEK; via the coding sequence ATGAAAGTTATAAAAGTTGAAAATCAAGTTGAAGGTGGAAAAGTAGCTTTTGAGATTTTGAAGGAAAAATTGGCCAATGGCGCTCAAACATTAGGACTTGCGACAGGGAGCAGTCCGCTTGAGTTTTACAAGGAAATCGTTGAGAGTGACCTTGATTTTTCAAATCTAACCAGTGTAAACCTTGATGAGTATGTGGGACTTGACGGAGACAATCCTCAGTCTTACCGTCATTTTATGCAAGAACACTTATTCAACCAAAAACCATTTAATGAAAGCTTCTTACCTCGTGGAATTAAGGACAATGCTGAAGCTGAAGTAGAACGCTACAACCAAATTTTGGCTGACCATCCAGTTGATTTGCAAATCTTGGGAATCGGCCGCAATGGCCATATCGGATTTAATGAGCCAGGAACTGCTTTTGATAGCCAGACACACCTTGTAGACCTAGACCAGTCTACAATCGAAGCCAATGCTCGCTTCTTTGACAAGATTGAAGACGTTCCAACTCAAGCCATCTCAATGGGGATTAAAAACATCTTGGATGCCAAGTCAATTATTCTCTTTGCTTACGGTGAGTCGAAAGCAGAGGCCATTGCTGGCACAGTATCAGGCCCAGTGACTGAGAACCTCCCAGCAAGTAGCCTACAAAACCACCCTGATGTGACTATTATTGCGGATGCTGAAGCGCTCAGCTTGCTTGAAAAGTAA
- a CDS encoding class I SAM-dependent methyltransferase: MIYIIGFICFLLLMFLFSRLIQQSKNPSGFLGKRMMKLWDRAYLPMFVWAIRHLDRTFYPVILDVGVGNGRSTILLKETFPQSTITGIDISDTAIAQAKQVEMTNLNFERRDVRETGFSDESVDLITAFQTHFHWQDLEASFMELRRILKSDGMLLLVCEYNKLSYFLPEVQSEEAFRRFLLSVGFELVTSQRKGSWILYKIVKN; the protein is encoded by the coding sequence TTGATTTATATAATCGGTTTTATTTGTTTTTTACTTTTAATGTTTCTGTTTAGTCGCTTAATTCAGCAATCAAAGAATCCTTCGGGCTTTCTAGGAAAACGAATGATGAAATTGTGGGATCGAGCCTATCTCCCCATGTTTGTATGGGCAATTCGTCATCTAGATAGGACATTTTACCCTGTAATCTTAGATGTAGGAGTTGGGAATGGTCGTTCAACCATCCTGCTGAAAGAAACTTTTCCGCAAAGTACCATAACTGGAATCGATATTTCAGATACTGCAATAGCTCAAGCCAAACAGGTAGAGATGACTAATCTAAATTTTGAACGAAGAGACGTTAGGGAGACAGGCTTTTCTGATGAAAGTGTTGATTTAATCACAGCCTTTCAAACTCATTTTCATTGGCAGGATCTAGAGGCTTCTTTTATGGAACTTCGAAGAATACTCAAATCAGACGGGATGCTCTTACTGGTTTGTGAATATAACAAGTTGTCTTACTTTTTACCAGAGGTTCAAAGCGAAGAAGCATTTAGACGATTCTTGTTATCGGTAGGGTTTGAGCTCGTAACTAGTCAAAGAAAGGGATCATGGATCCTTTATAAAATTGTTAAAAATTAA
- a CDS encoding Type 1 glutamine amidotransferase-like domain-containing protein — MKQLFLCSYFAGVKKLFSDYAKEKNLENKVLFIPTAGNKEDYTAYIDEAQQTFRDLGFEIEVLDIASCDRETAQAKIFQSKILYISGGNTFYLLQELKKKQLLSLIKEQIRDGLIYVGESAGAIITAKDIDYNKLMDDKTVATELSDTAGLDEVDFYVLPHYGEEPFTDSSKKTFEMYKKQLELLPLHNHQAIIVNDEQIDILTIE, encoded by the coding sequence ATGAAACAGTTATTTTTATGTTCATACTTTGCTGGAGTCAAAAAGCTTTTTAGCGATTATGCAAAGGAAAAGAATCTAGAAAACAAGGTTTTATTTATTCCTACCGCTGGGAACAAAGAGGATTATACTGCCTATATCGATGAGGCTCAGCAAACATTCAGAGATTTAGGATTTGAGATAGAGGTTCTAGATATTGCTTCTTGTGATCGAGAAACTGCACAGGCAAAGATTTTCCAAAGTAAGATTCTTTATATCTCAGGCGGGAATACCTTTTATTTATTGCAAGAATTAAAGAAAAAGCAACTCCTATCTCTTATCAAAGAACAAATAAGAGATGGGCTGATCTATGTGGGAGAATCAGCAGGGGCTATCATTACCGCCAAGGATATTGACTACAATAAGCTCATGGACGACAAGACGGTAGCGACAGAGTTATCTGATACAGCGGGATTGGATGAAGTGGATTTTTATGTCCTTCCACATTATGGTGAGGAACCTTTTACTGATAGTAGCAAAAAGACTTTTGAAATGTATAAAAAGCAGCTTGAATTGCTACCGCTTCATAACCACCAAGCAATTATCGTTAACGATGAGCAAATAGATATCTTGACAATAGAATAA
- the rpsU gene encoding 30S ribosomal protein S21: MSKTVVRKNESLDDALRRFKRAVTKAGTLQETRKREFYEKPSVKRKRKSEAARKRKKF; encoded by the coding sequence ATGTCTAAAACAGTAGTACGTAAGAATGAATCTCTTGACGATGCACTTCGTCGTTTCAAACGTGCGGTTACTAAAGCTGGTACTCTTCAAGAAACACGCAAACGTGAATTCTATGAAAAACCTTCTGTAAAACGTAAACGTAAATCAGAAGCAGCTCGTAAACGTAAAAAATTCTAA
- the hprK gene encoding HPr(Ser) kinase/phosphatase encodes MSVLVKEVIEKLRLDIVYGEGDLLEKEINTADISRPGLEMTGYFDYYTPERLQLLGMKEWSYLVSMSSHNRYKVLTKMFQPETPVVIVARGLVVPEEMLKAARECKIAILTSRTATSRLSGELSSYLDSRLAERTSVHGVLMDIYGMGVLIQGDSGIGKSETGLELVKRGHRLVADDRVDIFAKDEMTLWGEPAEILRHLLEIRGVGIIDVMSLYGASAVKDSSQVQLAVYLENYDTHKTFDRLGNNAEEIEISGVAIPRIRIPVKTGRNISVVIEAAAMNYRAKEMGFDATRLFEERLTSLIAQNEVKND; translated from the coding sequence ATGTCGGTTTTAGTAAAAGAAGTCATTGAAAAGCTCAGATTAGACATTGTTTATGGTGAAGGCGATTTACTTGAAAAAGAAATCAATACTGCGGACATTTCTCGACCAGGTCTGGAAATGACGGGCTATTTTGATTACTATACTCCGGAGCGGCTTCAACTGTTGGGAATGAAGGAATGGTCCTATTTAGTCTCCATGTCTTCTCACAACCGTTATAAGGTGTTGACCAAGATGTTTCAACCAGAAACACCAGTGGTTATTGTTGCGCGTGGTTTAGTAGTTCCAGAAGAGATGTTGAAAGCTGCCAGGGAATGTAAGATTGCGATTTTAACCAGTCGAACAGCTACTAGTCGCCTGTCAGGAGAATTATCTAGCTATTTGGATTCTCGTTTGGCAGAACGGACCAGTGTTCATGGTGTCTTGATGGACATTTATGGCATGGGTGTCTTGATCCAAGGGGATAGCGGTATCGGTAAGAGTGAAACTGGTCTGGAACTTGTGAAACGTGGACACCGTTTGGTGGCAGATGATCGTGTAGATATCTTTGCAAAAGACGAAATGACCCTTTGGGGAGAGCCAGCTGAAATTTTGAGGCATTTACTTGAAATCCGTGGAGTGGGGATTATTGATGTGATGAGTCTCTACGGAGCAAGTGCAGTTAAGGATTCTTCACAAGTTCAACTAGCAGTTTATTTGGAAAATTATGATACGCATAAGACCTTCGATCGCTTAGGAAATAATGCTGAAGAAATCGAGATTTCTGGTGTAGCTATTCCACGTATCCGCATCCCAGTAAAAACAGGACGCAATATTTCTGTTGTTATTGAAGCGGCTGCCATGAACTACCGTGCTAAGGAAATGGGCTTTGATGCGACACGTTTATTTGAAGAACGCTTGACAAGTCTGATCGCTCAAAATGAGGTGAAAAATGATTAA
- the lgt gene encoding prolipoprotein diacylglyceryl transferase translates to MINPVAFEIGPFSIRWYALCIVAGLVLAVYLAMKEAPKKKILSDDILDFILIAFPVAILGARLYYVLFRLDYYLQNPGEIIAIWNGGLAIYGGLIAGAIVLYIFADRKLINTWDFLDIAAPSVMVAQSLGRWGNFFNQEAYGAAVDSLDYLPGFIRDQMYIDGSYRQPTFLYESVWNLIGFALILIFRRKLKGIRRGHITAFYLIWYGFGRMIIEGMRTDSLMFFGLRVSQWLSVVLIGLGIFIILYQNRKKAPFYHTEEEN, encoded by the coding sequence ATGATTAATCCAGTCGCATTTGAAATCGGTCCTTTTTCTATTCGTTGGTATGCTTTGTGTATTGTGGCTGGTTTGGTTTTGGCAGTCTACCTTGCCATGAAGGAAGCTCCTAAAAAGAAAATCCTGTCAGATGATATTTTGGATTTCATCCTGATTGCTTTTCCAGTTGCGATTTTAGGTGCTAGACTATACTACGTACTCTTTCGCTTAGATTATTACCTGCAAAATCCAGGTGAAATCATTGCCATCTGGAATGGTGGTTTGGCCATTTATGGAGGTTTGATAGCAGGGGCTATTGTCCTTTATATCTTTGCAGATAGAAAGCTGATTAATACTTGGGATTTCTTAGATATTGCAGCACCAAGCGTCATGGTTGCCCAAAGTTTAGGACGCTGGGGGAACTTCTTTAACCAAGAAGCCTACGGTGCAGCAGTAGATAGTCTGGATTATTTGCCAGGCTTTATCCGTGACCAGATGTACATTGATGGTAGCTACCGTCAGCCGACCTTCTTATATGAGTCGGTTTGGAATCTGATTGGATTTGCTTTGATTCTGATTTTTAGAAGAAAATTGAAGGGAATCAGACGTGGTCATATCACTGCTTTCTACTTGATTTGGTATGGCTTTGGTCGTATGATTATCGAAGGGATGCGGACGGACAGTCTCATGTTCTTTGGCCTGCGAGTTTCCCAATGGTTATCAGTTGTCCTTATCGGACTCGGTATTTTTATCATACTTTATCAAAATCGAAAGAAAGCCCCTTTCTATCATACAGAGGAGGAAAACTAA
- a CDS encoding DUF948 domain-containing protein, whose translation MLEVAYILVAIALIVCLVYLTITIQKAGRMIDETEKTIKTLSSDVNVTLHQTNELLVKVNVLADDINVKVATIDPLFTAVADLSESVSDLNQHARVLGKKASSAGSKTIKTGAGLSALRVASKFFKK comes from the coding sequence ATGTTAGAAGTTGCATATATACTTGTTGCGATTGCTTTGATTGTCTGTTTAGTCTATTTGACAATCACGATTCAAAAAGCAGGTCGTATGATTGATGAGACAGAGAAAACCATCAAAACGTTGAGCTCAGATGTGAACGTTACCTTGCATCAGACCAATGAATTATTGGTTAAGGTCAATGTGTTAGCAGACGATATTAATGTCAAAGTTGCGACGATTGATCCACTCTTTACGGCGGTGGCGGACTTGTCTGAGTCAGTATCTGACCTCAACCAACATGCACGTGTCTTAGGCAAAAAAGCTTCATCTGCTGGTTCAAAGACCATTAAAACAGGTGCAGGCTTGTCCGCTCTTCGTGTCGCAAGTAAATTTTTCAAAAAATAA
- a CDS encoding YtxH domain-containing protein codes for MGKLSSILLGTVSGAALALFLTSDKGKQVCSQAQDFLDDLREDPEYAREQVCEKLTEVKEQATDFVLKTKEQVESGEITFDSVLDQAKTCARQATEASKETFNNLKEQWQEQSATPDVAEDQEEIIIDITEV; via the coding sequence ATGGGAAAACTATCCTCTATCCTTTTAGGTACTGTTTCAGGTGCAGCTCTTGCTTTGTTTTTGACGAGTGACAAGGGCAAGCAGGTTTGTAGTCAAGCTCAGGATTTTCTAGATGATTTGAGAGAAGATCCAGAATATGCTAGAGAGCAGGTTTGTGAGAAACTAACTGAAGTGAAGGAACAGGCAACGGACTTTGTGCTGAAAACAAAGGAACAAGTAGAATCTGGTGAAATTACTTTTGATAGTGTCCTTGACCAAGCCAAAACCTGTGCTCGACAAGCGACAGAAGCATCAAAGGAAACCTTTAACAATCTCAAGGAGCAGTGGCAAGAACAGTCAGCAACTCCAGACGTTGCTGAAGACCAAGAAGAAATCATCATCGATATTACTGAAGTATAA
- the hemW gene encoding radical SAM family heme chaperone HemW, with translation MQKKPTSAYVHIPFCTQICYYCDFSKVFIKNQPVDSYLEHLLKEFRSYDIQKLRTLYIGGGTPTALSASQLEVLLDGLTKNLDLSVLEELTIEANPGDLDADKIAVLKQSPVNRVSLGVQTFDDKMLKKIGRSHLEKDIYENIDRLKLADFDNISIDLIYALPGQTMDQVKDNVAKAISLDIPHMSLYSLILENHTVFMNRMRRGKLPLPKEELEAEMFEYIIAELERAGFEHYEISNFSKPGFESRHNLMYWDNAEYYGIGAGASGYVDGVRYKNHGPIRHYLTAVEAGNARITEEHLSQREQMEEEMFLGLRKKSGVSMARFEEKFGRSFDGLYGEIIRDLVQQGLMQIDGDRVRMTKRGLFLGDTVAERFILE, from the coding sequence ATGCAGAAAAAACCAACGTCCGCCTACGTGCATATTCCCTTTTGCACACAGATTTGTTATTATTGTGACTTTTCAAAAGTATTTATCAAGAATCAACCAGTAGATAGTTACCTGGAGCATCTGCTCAAGGAGTTTCGTTCTTATGATATCCAAAAGTTACGAACCCTCTACATCGGAGGTGGGACGCCAACGGCTTTGTCCGCTTCGCAATTAGAAGTGCTCCTGGATGGCTTGACTAAAAATCTAGATTTGTCTGTCTTGGAAGAGTTGACCATTGAGGCCAACCCAGGCGATTTGGACGCAGATAAGATTGCCGTTTTGAAACAGTCGCCAGTCAATCGTGTTTCCTTGGGTGTGCAGACTTTTGATGACAAAATGCTGAAAAAGATTGGGCGTAGTCACTTGGAGAAGGATATTTATGAAAATATCGACCGCCTCAAACTGGCCGATTTTGACAATATCTCCATCGACCTAATCTACGCTCTACCTGGTCAAACTATGGATCAGGTCAAGGACAATGTCGCTAAAGCCATCTCGCTTGATATTCCTCATATGAGTCTTTATAGCTTGATTTTGGAAAACCATACGGTCTTTATGAACCGCATGAGACGTGGGAAATTGCCCCTACCCAAGGAAGAGTTAGAAGCGGAGATGTTTGAGTACATCATCGCAGAACTGGAGCGAGCTGGTTTTGAGCATTATGAGATTTCCAATTTCTCTAAACCCGGATTTGAAAGTCGCCACAATCTCATGTACTGGGACAATGCCGAGTATTATGGTATCGGTGCGGGTGCTTCGGGTTATGTGGACGGGGTGCGTTATAAAAACCACGGTCCTATCCGCCACTATCTCACTGCGGTAGAGGCAGGAAATGCTCGGATTACAGAAGAACACCTGAGTCAAAGGGAGCAGATGGAAGAAGAAATGTTCCTAGGCCTCCGCAAGAAATCAGGTGTTTCTATGGCGCGATTTGAGGAAAAATTTGGACGGTCCTTTGATGGACTTTATGGCGAGATCATCAGAGACTTGGTTCAACAAGGACTCATGCAGATCGACGGTGATCGTGTCCGAATGACAAAGAGGGGTCTCTTCTTGGGAGACACTGTAGCAGAACGATTTATTTTGGAGTAG
- a CDS encoding acyl-[acyl-carrier-protein] thioesterase, with protein sequence MGLTYQMKMKIPFDMADMNGHIKLPDVILLSLQVSGMQSIELGVSDKDMLERYNLVWIITDYAIDVVRLPRFAEEITIETEALTYNRLFCYRRFTLYDEAGQEIIRMVATFVLMDRDSRKVHAVEPEIVAPYQSEFDKKLIRGPKYANLEDPISKDYHVRFYDLDMNGHVNNSKYLDWIFEVMGADFLTKYIPKKINLKYVKEVRPGGMIASAYELKGLESKHEIISDGEINAQAMITWQEIEGN encoded by the coding sequence ATGGGCTTAACTTATCAAATGAAAATGAAAATTCCTTTTGATATGGCGGACATGAACGGTCATATCAAACTTCCAGATGTGATTTTGCTGTCCTTGCAAGTATCAGGTATGCAGTCGATTGAGCTGGGAGTTAGCGACAAGGATATGTTAGAACGCTACAATCTGGTCTGGATTATTACAGACTATGCGATTGACGTGGTACGCTTGCCTCGCTTTGCTGAGGAGATTACGATTGAAACAGAAGCGTTGACTTACAATCGTCTTTTTTGCTACCGCCGTTTCACTCTCTATGATGAAGCAGGTCAAGAAATCATTCGCATGGTAGCAACCTTTGTTCTCATGGACAGAGATAGTCGTAAAGTTCATGCTGTCGAACCGGAGATTGTTGCGCCTTACCAGTCTGAGTTTGATAAAAAACTCATCCGTGGGCCAAAGTATGCAAATCTAGAAGATCCGATCAGTAAAGACTACCATGTTCGTTTTTACGACTTGGATATGAATGGTCATGTTAATAACAGCAAATACCTGGATTGGATTTTTGAGGTCATGGGAGCAGACTTTTTGACCAAGTATATTCCAAAGAAAATCAATCTCAAATATGTCAAAGAAGTGCGACCGGGTGGCATGATTGCTTCAGCTTATGAACTCAAGGGACTAGAAAGCAAGCATGAGATTATCAGTGATGGCGAAATCAATGCCCAAGCCATGATTACTTGGCAAGAAATTGAAGGCAATTAG
- a CDS encoding TIGR01457 family HAD-type hydrolase produces MAYKGYLIDLDGTIYKGKDRIPAGEAFVHELQKREIPYLFVTNNTTRTPESVQEMLAQNFNIDTPLSTVYTATLATIDYMNDLGLEKTVYVIGEAGLKDAIQAAGYVEDKENPAYVVVGLDWQVDYEKFATATLAIQKGAHFIGTNPDLNIPTERGLLPGAGSLITLLEVATRVKPVYIGKPNAIIMEKAVEHLGLEREELLMVGDNYLTDIRAGIDNGIPTLLVTTGFTKAEEVADLPIAPTHVVSSLVEWNFDEN; encoded by the coding sequence ATGGCTTATAAAGGTTATTTAATTGATTTAGACGGAACCATTTACAAGGGGAAAGACCGGATTCCGGCGGGTGAAGCTTTTGTCCATGAGTTACAAAAAAGAGAAATTCCCTATCTCTTTGTGACCAACAATACAACTCGTACTCCTGAGAGCGTTCAAGAGATGTTGGCTCAGAATTTTAATATCGACACGCCTCTATCAACTGTCTACACGGCAACTCTGGCAACCATTGACTATATGAATGACTTGGGACTGGAAAAGACAGTCTATGTCATTGGTGAAGCAGGACTCAAGGATGCCATTCAGGCAGCTGGTTATGTCGAAGACAAGGAAAATCCAGCCTATGTGGTCGTTGGATTGGACTGGCAAGTCGACTATGAAAAATTTGCGACAGCAACTCTAGCCATTCAAAAGGGGGCTCACTTTATCGGAACCAATCCAGACCTCAATATCCCGACGGAACGTGGTCTCTTGCCTGGTGCTGGTTCACTAATTACACTTCTTGAAGTAGCAACACGTGTAAAACCAGTTTATATCGGAAAACCGAATGCGATCATCATGGAAAAGGCAGTTGAGCACTTGGGCTTGGAACGAGAAGAATTGCTCATGGTTGGTGACAACTACCTGACAGATATCCGAGCAGGGATTGACAATGGCATTCCAACTCTCTTGGTGACAACAGGTTTTACCAAGGCAGAAGAAGTGGCTGACCTACCAATTGCACCAACTCATGTAGTTTCTAGCCTTGTGGAGTGGAATTTTGATGAAAACTAA
- a CDS encoding TIGR01906 family membrane protein: MKTKLTFWGSMLFLLSLSILLTIYLAWIFYPLEIQWLNLANRVYLKPETIQYNFHILMNYLTNPFSQVLEMPDFSSSAAGLHHFAVVKNLFHLVQLVALVTLPSFYFFVRKIVKKGFLPLYRKSILTLVLLPLIIGLVGVLIGFEQFFTLFHQILFVGDDTWLFDPAKDPVIWILPETFFLHAFLLFFALYEGMFGFLFVKVSRK, from the coding sequence ATGAAAACTAAACTAACCTTTTGGGGAAGTATGCTCTTTCTCCTCTCTCTTTCTATTCTTCTGACCATTTATCTGGCATGGATTTTCTATCCTTTGGAAATTCAGTGGCTGAACTTAGCGAATCGAGTCTATCTAAAGCCCGAAACCATTCAATACAATTTTCATATCTTGATGAATTACCTGACCAATCCCTTTAGTCAGGTCTTAGAGATGCCAGATTTTAGTTCATCAGCGGCTGGTTTACATCACTTTGCGGTGGTGAAGAATCTCTTTCACCTAGTTCAGCTAGTTGCCCTAGTGACGCTACCAAGTTTCTATTTCTTTGTTAGAAAGATTGTAAAAAAGGGTTTTCTCCCCTTATATCGTAAAAGTATTTTAACTCTAGTACTATTGCCCCTGATCATTGGGCTTGTAGGAGTGTTGATTGGGTTTGAGCAATTCTTTACTCTTTTCCATCAGATTCTCTTTGTGGGAGATGATACCTGGCTTTTTGATCCAGCAAAGGATCCCGTTATTTGGATTTTGCCAGAGACTTTCTTTCTCCATGCCTTTTTACTTTTCTTTGCTTTGTATGAAGGAATGTTTGGTTTCCTTTTTGTTAAAGTTTCAAGGAAATAG
- a CDS encoding Spx/MgsR family RNA polymerase-binding regulatory protein, translated as MITLFLSPSCTSCRKAKAWLETHKVPFQEHNIMTSPLTRKELQHILSLTENGTDDIISTRSKIFQKLDIDVESISVSELLQLIEQYPSLLRRPIIIDTKRMQIGFNEDEIRAFLPRSYRKQELKEATLRAGIG; from the coding sequence ATGATTACACTATTTTTATCACCGAGTTGTACATCATGTCGTAAGGCAAAGGCTTGGTTAGAGACGCATAAAGTGCCCTTTCAAGAGCATAATATTATGACTAGTCCTTTAACAAGAAAAGAATTACAACATATTCTTTCCTTGACCGAAAATGGTACTGATGACATCATTTCAACTCGTTCAAAAATTTTTCAAAAATTGGATATTGATGTAGAGAGTATCTCGGTATCAGAGTTGCTTCAGTTGATTGAGCAATATCCTAGTCTTTTGCGTCGCCCAATTATTATAGATACCAAACGCATGCAGATCGGTTTTAATGAAGATGAGATTCGTGCTTTTCTCCCTCGTAGTTACCGTAAACAAGAATTGAAAGAAGCAACATTGAGAGCTGGTATAGGATAG